One candidate division WOR-3 bacterium genomic region harbors:
- a CDS encoding aryl-sulfate sulfotransferase, protein MTGKINTLAMLALACGSCVAQVFDGLVIYNPVYQRDVSLVDTSGRQVKTWHCTTTPAYAVYLMPDSTVWRPGAYPGAQMRGGVYGGLIERYDWDGNVIQSFLWSDANHQQHHDIHPMPNGNILLLAWARKTMAEAKAMGRVNISGEMWPEEIIEYDPDADSVVWQWRAWDHLIQDVDPNKPNYGVVREHPELLDINMGTLFMYGDWIHANIVEYSEERDEIIFTSHFLNELYVIDHSTTTEEAAGHSGGRHGKGGDIIYRWGNPQNYDRGDSSDQHFWVVHGANWIKPGLVGAGNILVFNNGDRPGSANDYSSVEEITPLLDSNDHYYIHPDSAFGPDGPSWVYKSPGVFYSAHMSGAYRMPNGNTFITEAVSGRLFEVTRDGQVVWQRMTTAWNGRAIKYPRDYLTGAVEHPNFASVPQPRPELARAWLRLESGGLLFDCQGRQVTRLIPGVNDLTGLAPGVYFVQPEPQSPGVVRLTVVGR, encoded by the coding sequence TTGACAGGGAAAATCAATACGCTCGCAATGCTCGCGCTGGCGTGCGGGTCCTGTGTTGCCCAAGTATTTGACGGTCTCGTCATCTACAACCCGGTCTATCAGCGTGACGTATCACTTGTTGATACAAGTGGTCGACAGGTGAAGACGTGGCACTGTACAACTACCCCGGCTTATGCAGTGTACCTGATGCCGGACTCAACAGTCTGGCGACCCGGTGCGTATCCGGGCGCGCAGATGCGGGGTGGTGTTTACGGCGGCTTGATCGAGCGGTACGACTGGGACGGCAACGTCATCCAGAGCTTCTTGTGGTCAGACGCGAACCATCAACAGCATCACGATATCCATCCGATGCCGAACGGCAATATCCTGCTCTTGGCGTGGGCACGTAAGACAATGGCTGAGGCCAAGGCAATGGGCCGGGTCAATATCTCCGGTGAAATGTGGCCTGAGGAAATCATCGAATACGACCCGGACGCAGATAGTGTAGTATGGCAATGGCGGGCATGGGACCATCTTATTCAGGACGTGGACCCAAACAAGCCGAACTATGGCGTAGTACGCGAGCATCCGGAACTTCTTGACATCAACATGGGGACGTTGTTCATGTACGGCGACTGGATTCACGCCAACATCGTCGAGTACAGCGAGGAGCGGGATGAGATTATCTTCACATCGCACTTTCTGAACGAGTTGTATGTGATTGACCACTCGACAACTACCGAGGAAGCAGCCGGACACTCGGGCGGTCGGCACGGCAAGGGTGGAGATATCATCTACCGCTGGGGCAACCCACAAAACTATGATCGGGGAGATTCCTCGGACCAGCACTTCTGGGTTGTGCACGGCGCAAACTGGATAAAGCCCGGCCTAGTGGGCGCGGGCAATATCCTTGTGTTCAACAACGGTGACCGGCCCGGCAGCGCAAACGACTATTCCAGCGTTGAGGAAATAACACCACTCCTGGACTCAAATGACCATTACTATATCCACCCGGATTCAGCATTCGGGCCGGATGGTCCTAGTTGGGTATACAAGAGTCCGGGCGTTTTCTATTCCGCGCACATGTCTGGCGCTTACCGGATGCCGAATGGCAACACTTTCATTACCGAGGCGGTAAGTGGGAGATTGTTTGAGGTAACGCGTGATGGCCAAGTTGTGTGGCAGAGGATGACCACTGCCTGGAATGGCCGGGCAATTAAGTACCCGCGCGACTATCTGACCGGTGCGGTCGAACACCCCAATTTTGCGTCCGTACCCCAACCGAGACCTGAGTTGGCGCGAGCGTGGTTGCGATTGGAGTCCGGCGGGTTGCTCTTCGACTGTCAAGGAAGACAGGTCACCCGGCTAATACCAGGAGTAAACGACCTTACCGGCCTTGCCCCGGGTGTCTATTTTGTGCAGCCCGAGCCGCAAAGCCCCGGCGTCGTCCGATTGACGGTAGTTGGCCGCTAG
- a CDS encoding alpha/beta hydrolase-fold protein, producing MKVNKLVPAALAILLLTAGCGPGEPAALEPDELPYYTFRLPADFEPEEEYPLLVVLHGEGRDENEVLALWDGGCFIAPGFILLAVRGPFRADGGYGWLRPEGNMTERKAAAVTGEHLVMDIVADFEHQFRIDPDWRFVAGIGEAGSTALYTAFKHPDIFQGTAVLSGPVDADVISGRLVRNLDDMDIFLGSFQGAEKDSVAFDRAGARVLVWRGGGTASDQCRAMQEFFGLMDTAAVADTL from the coding sequence ATGAAAGTCAACAAATTGGTGCCTGCTGCACTTGCAATACTGCTTCTAACAGCCGGATGTGGGCCCGGGGAACCGGCCGCACTCGAACCGGATGAGCTGCCCTACTACACATTCCGGCTGCCAGCTGATTTCGAGCCCGAGGAGGAATACCCACTGCTCGTTGTGCTTCACGGCGAAGGCCGGGACGAAAACGAGGTGCTTGCGTTGTGGGATGGAGGCTGTTTTATTGCGCCGGGCTTCATCCTGCTTGCGGTCCGTGGACCATTCCGGGCTGACGGCGGGTATGGGTGGCTTAGGCCGGAAGGTAACATGACGGAACGGAAGGCCGCAGCCGTGACCGGCGAGCACTTGGTCATGGACATAGTGGCAGACTTCGAACACCAGTTCCGGATTGACCCGGACTGGCGGTTCGTGGCCGGCATTGGCGAGGCTGGCAGCACTGCGCTCTACACCGCGTTTAAACACCCGGACATATTCCAGGGTACGGCGGTGCTGTCCGGTCCGGTTGATGCGGATGTAATTTCCGGCCGGCTTGTCCGGAACCTTGACGACATGGACATATTCCTTGGTTCGTTTCAGGGCGCCGAGAAGGACAGTGTTGCGTTTGACCGGGCCGGCGCACGGGTCTTAGTCTGGCGCGGGGGTGGAACCGCGTCTGACCAGTGCCGGGCAATGCAGGAGTTCTTCGGGCTCATGGACACAGCGGCTGTCGCCGATACGCTGTAG
- the dinB gene encoding DNA polymerase IV, whose amino-acid sequence MTPAPTGIRRTILHVDMDAFFASVEQRTYPFLRGKAIGVCGNPNSRTVIAAASYEAKARGVKTAMTIPEARRLCPDIILVPGNPAKYVDTSIRILAIYTSFTDLVEVFSVDEAFLDVTASAHLFGGAEAVARRIKQEIKEQFGLTCSIGIAPNKLLAKLAGELHKPDGLTVIRPEDVPALLKKTPVEDICGIGPRTRDKLNRAGIRTCAELGRFPEKSLRIMFGVNAIRLHNIGLGVDESPVLPCFHEPETKSVGHSLTLEQDTRNMAVVRRFLLQLSEQVGRRLRQDGYSGRTVSLVLRYADFTTRVRQRSLACHINDGHRIYSVALRLFEELYQPPRPVRLLGVSVSSLVRNIRQMQLNSPGRSEALFDAADAVNDRYGEFVVARSRLMEPANARGLPPTAYSRSFSGASIPYKDRDPEAGNKNPRTRTPRVIPPSWRPGRTGSSAPAPRAIPQTD is encoded by the coding sequence ATGACGCCTGCCCCAACTGGGATCAGGCGCACCATACTCCACGTTGATATGGACGCCTTTTTCGCCTCGGTCGAGCAGCGTACCTACCCTTTCCTGCGTGGCAAGGCCATCGGTGTGTGTGGCAACCCGAACAGCCGGACAGTCATCGCCGCAGCATCCTACGAAGCAAAAGCCCGTGGTGTAAAAACCGCAATGACCATTCCTGAGGCCCGGCGGCTGTGCCCGGACATAATCCTCGTGCCCGGCAACCCGGCCAAGTACGTTGATACTTCCATCCGCATTCTGGCAATTTATACCAGTTTCACCGACTTGGTTGAGGTATTCTCGGTGGACGAAGCTTTCCTTGACGTTACTGCGTCGGCCCACCTTTTCGGCGGCGCCGAAGCGGTGGCCCGACGCATCAAGCAGGAAATAAAAGAGCAGTTCGGCCTGACTTGTTCAATTGGTATCGCACCAAACAAGCTGTTGGCAAAACTGGCCGGCGAGTTGCATAAACCCGACGGTCTTACTGTCATCCGGCCTGAGGACGTGCCCGCACTCCTCAAGAAAACGCCGGTCGAGGACATCTGCGGCATTGGCCCGCGGACTAGGGATAAGCTCAACCGGGCCGGCATCAGAACCTGCGCCGAACTCGGCCGGTTTCCGGAGAAGAGCCTCCGAATAATGTTCGGCGTCAACGCAATTCGCCTACACAACATCGGTCTGGGAGTGGACGAAAGTCCGGTGCTGCCCTGTTTCCACGAACCGGAAACGAAGTCAGTGGGCCATTCACTAACCCTGGAGCAGGACACCAGAAACATGGCGGTAGTCCGGCGCTTTCTTTTGCAGCTTTCCGAGCAGGTCGGTCGGAGGTTGCGCCAGGACGGCTACTCTGGCCGCACCGTATCCCTGGTCCTGCGCTACGCCGACTTCACCACCCGGGTACGCCAACGCAGCCTGGCCTGCCATATCAACGACGGTCACCGGATTTATTCGGTCGCCCTGCGGCTGTTTGAGGAACTCTACCAGCCGCCTAGGCCTGTGCGCCTGCTTGGAGTTAGCGTTTCCAGCCTGGTTCGTAATATCCGGCAGATGCAGCTTAACTCGCCGGGCCGAAGTGAAGCGTTGTTCGACGCAGCTGACGCGGTCAACGACCGCTATGGCGAGTTCGTAGTTGCCCGGAGTCGGCTCATGGAACCAGCAAATGCTCGCGGCCTGCCACCAACAGCTTACAGCCGGAGTTTCTCTGGCGCCAGCATCCCGTACAAAGACAGAGATCCGGAAGCCGGCAATAAGAATCCACGCACCCGTACGCCACGGGTAATTCCGCCTTCCTGGCGTCCGGGCCGGACCGGAAGCAGTGCACCGGCCCCGCGCGCCATCCCTCAAACCGACTGA
- a CDS encoding DUF6504 family protein, translated as MVSNKVNETIKVYALYASPERPAAPHERLRPLMFIWRNREYRVQDVTYVWRERRGESELYHYAVSDGANVYELCYETRTFNWTLSSVACAE; from the coding sequence AAGCAATAAGGTAAATGAGACAATCAAGGTGTACGCGCTGTACGCAAGCCCAGAACGGCCCGCGGCCCCACACGAACGGCTGCGGCCGCTCATGTTTATCTGGCGTAACCGGGAGTACCGGGTCCAGGACGTAACCTATGTCTGGCGCGAGCGCCGGGGTGAATCCGAGCTGTATCATTACGCAGTGTCGGACGGTGCCAATGTGTATGAGCTGTGCTACGAAACCAGGACATTTAACTGGACGCTGTCGAGTGTCGCCTGTGCCGAGTAA